The DNA window ATTGATGCTTTCTGCCAGAATGTGAGGTTTTGGCATTATTTAGTTACCAATAATTTCaacttatttggtttttttttgttgttgttgttgttgttttggttttggttttggttttctgagacagagtttctctaggaagctttgtgcctttcctggatccgctctgtagaccaggctggcctcgaactcacagagatttgcctggctctgcctcctgagtgctgggattaaaggcatgtgccaccaccgcccggcacaattTCAACTTATTTGTATTCCAAAAATCTGATAGATACTCTTAAATACTGAGAAAGAAACATTAAATGAAGTTGTTGCACAAAATGTATGGTAGTGACAGGAAGGAGAAATTCTCAAGTTCAGCTGCATTTTGATCCTCCTGAATAGAAAAAAAGGGGGCGGGGCTAGAGATGCTCAGAGGTCAAAAGCATTGACTACTCTTCTGGAattgacctgggttcaatttccatcacctacctggcatctcacaaccatctgtaactccaattctttctttctttcttcttcttctttttgtttttttcgagacagggtttgcttgtgtagctttgcacctttcctggaactcactctgtagaccaggctggcctcgaactcacagagatctgcctgcctttgcctcccgagtgctgggattaaaggcgtgctccaccactgcccagcaatgtaactccaattctaaaggatccaatgccctcttctgggctccacaggcactgcatacacatgatacacagatatacatggaaACTTAAcccctatacacataaaataaaatccttttttttcaaaaggtGTTTGCATATTCTTTTATTCCTGAATTTTTCCTcatcttctatttccttttctaatttttcttcttttctcactaCTAGTGCTATACAATGAATGGCTAGATAGAATTTGGGTACAAAGAGGTTTCTCTTTTTTTGCCCCTTAAATACTAGAAACCAAGAGCCTTTTATTGTGGCCAaaatctcttctctctgtctctgtctctgtctctctctttctccacacacacacacacacacacacacacacacacacacacaaccttgggcaacttcattttttctgtattttttcttcaaTCTGTCCATCTTAGAGTACATTATGGTAATTTAGGATGTGTACACAGTATACTATAATCAAATCAGAGTGATAATCAGCCCCATGACTTCACCTGTGGATCATTTTCAATTAttgataatttcattctttttggatCATTTTGAAATGTATCATGTATGTTTTAATCAATAGTAACCCTATGGTGCTAAGAAGTAGAAACGGTGTTTTCATAtgctttgttattaatttttaagttagctGAAACTCATTATACAGAATTCTCATTTTCCTACATATATTTCATTTGTTATGCTTTTGCTATTCAGTATTCATTATACATTTTCATACgtatatattcacaaatatatatattttttttttacttaggtCTTATTTATTGCCCTGGCCATGTTCTTGACCCTTCCTTGCTGGTCTTCTGTCCCTTATTAGCTCCTTGAAGCAACCTCCTCAGTCTTTGAGTTCCAGTCTGTGGTACACTAGTACAGACCAAGCctattgtgtttctttttgagaaaacAGATTAGTATTATGGAAATGTGAGCTGAAAATTTTACCCAGCAAAATGTACTTCAGTGCTCTGCGAAACCAGGGATAGAAGAAACCATAAATTAAGGGATTACATGTGGAATTAAAATAGCCAAACCACGTTAAGGCGTCAAACAGAATCGCGGGTGTAGAGAAGTTCAGAAAGGGGTCTAGGAGAATGGTGAAAAAACAGGGAAACCAACACAGTAAGAAAACACCCATCACGATTCCTAAAGTCTTGGCAGCCTTTTTGTCTTTCCTCATTTGATTATTTTGACTTTCTGGCAAGTTATCGATCGCACGAGCATGTTTTTTGGATACTGCAAAAATTTTGCCGTAAATCCCCACCATCATAGAGCTGGGAGTAAAAAAACCTGCCACAAACAAAGTCGTCCCCCATAGCTTGTTGAACATAACTGGGCAGGAACTGGAACAAGCAACCAAGATGTCATAGCCTTCAATACCGTCAGCATAGGCCTCAGAGAAGACTA is part of the Peromyscus leucopus breed LL Stock chromosome 8a, UCI_PerLeu_2.1, whole genome shotgun sequence genome and encodes:
- the LOC114698609 gene encoding trace amine-associated receptor 2 encodes the protein MYSFMAGAIFITVFGNLAMIISISYFKQLHTPTNLLILSMAVTDFLLGFTIMPYSMVRSVENCWYFGLTFCKIHYSFDLMLSITSIFHLCSVAVDRFYAICHPLHYCAKMTIPVVKRLLLVCWSVPGAFAFGVVFSEAYADGIEGYDILVACSSSCPVMFNKLWGTTLFVAGFFTPSSMMVGIYGKIFAVSKKHARAIDNLPESQNNQMRKDKKAAKTLGIVMGVFLLCWFPCFFTILLDPFLNFSTPAILFDALTWFGYFNSTCNPLIYGFFYPWFRRALKYILLGKIFSSHFHNTNLFSQKETQ